A genomic region of Pelodiscus sinensis isolate JC-2024 chromosome 1, ASM4963464v1, whole genome shotgun sequence contains the following coding sequences:
- the LOC102449388 gene encoding olfactory receptor 52N4-like — protein sequence MAAFNLTPSNPSTFILLGVPGLQDAHVWISIPFSMFYISSLLGNLMLLFVIGKEQTLHQPMYLLLCLLALTDIATSTSLIPKALCIFWFNSQDITVGGCLTQMFLINVGASMHSAILVTMAFDRYVAICNPLRYTTILTNARIAKLGLVCLLRAILLILPLPLLLSQQPFCANRIIPHTYCDHIVVAKMSCGDTTVSSMYALVTVIVIMGSDLTLIALSYRFIVRAVLRISSKKAHQKAFNTCTAHLCVILISYPIFLFSSLTHRFGQAIAPHVHIILANLYYLLPPVLNPIVYGIKTKELREKVEKYISSLSSPGVTNVKSA from the coding sequence ATGGCAGCTTTCAACCTTACCCCCTCTAACCCGTCCACATTCATCCTATTGGGCGTCCCTGGCCTGCAAGATGCCCACGTCTGGATTTCCATCCCCTTCTCCATGTTCTACATTAGCAGCCTGTTGGGAAATCTCATGCTTCTGTTTGTCATAGGCaaagagcagaccctgcaccagccaatgtacctgctgctctgcctgctggCGCTCACCGACATCGCCACCTCCACTTCCCTCATACCGAAGGCCCtctgtatattttggttcaaCTCGCAAGACATTACTGTGGgtggctgcctcacccagatgttcctCATTAATGTGGGTGCGTCAATGCATTCAGCCATTCTTGTGACAATGGCCTTCGACCGCTATGTTGCCATATGCAACCCCTTGAGATATACCACCATCCTCACCAATGCCCGGATAGCTAAGCTGGGGTTAGTGTGTTTGCTAAGAGCTATCCTCTTAAttttgcccctgcccctgctcctgagcCAACAGCCATTCTGTGCCAACCGCATTATCCCCCATACGTACTGTGACCACATCGTTGTCGCAAAGATGTCATGTGGGGACACCACAGTGAGCAGTATGTACGCTTTGGTGACAGTGATTGTAATCATGGGGTCAGACCTGACGCTTATCGCCCTGTCCTACAGATTCATCGTCAGAGCCGTCCTCAGAATCTCCTCCAAGAAAGCCCACCAGAAAGCCTTCAACACCTGCACGGCCCACCTTTGTGTGATACTCATTTCTTATCCTATTTTCCTCTTCTCCAGTCTCACACACCGGTTCGGTCAGGCTATTGCACCCCACGTTCACATTATCTTGGCCAACCTCTATTACCTACTGCCCCCCGTGCTCAACCCCATCGTTTATGGGATCAAAACCAAAGAGCTCCGTGAGAAAGTGGAAAAATATATCTCCAGCCTGTCCTCACCTGGGGTCACTAATGTTAAATCTGCATGA